One segment of Pontibacter akesuensis DNA contains the following:
- a CDS encoding energy transducer TonB gives MDASKLANASLDDIVFEGRNRAYGAFLLRKLYNKHITVAAIVAILLFALFLSIPLIAEMIGGDEEVVEVERIVTEVDLAPPPPLDEATPPPPPPPPPDLPPPPPPVRATVKYTPPVVKRDKDVVQEEEIPDVEVLEEIDAGVKTVEGDKNAPLDLGDIDGTSEVVAEVVEEKPYTYVEQMPTFPGGETEMLKYLGKNIRYPAAAQRAGVEGLVVLSFVVSKTGEISEIQVIKNLGAGTDEEAMRVVKTMPKWTPGKQNGRAVPVRYTLPVRFTIK, from the coding sequence ATGGACGCAAGTAAGTTAGCAAACGCATCGCTTGATGATATCGTCTTCGAAGGACGAAACAGAGCATACGGTGCCTTTCTACTTCGCAAGCTCTACAATAAGCACATTACTGTTGCCGCTATCGTAGCCATACTTCTCTTTGCGCTTTTCCTTAGCATACCGCTAATTGCAGAGATGATAGGAGGCGATGAGGAGGTAGTAGAAGTGGAGCGAATTGTAACAGAAGTAGACCTGGCTCCACCACCACCATTGGATGAGGCCACGCCGCCGCCGCCGCCGCCACCACCACCAGACCTTCCGCCACCGCCGCCACCTGTGCGTGCTACTGTAAAGTACACACCGCCGGTTGTAAAGCGTGACAAAGACGTGGTACAAGAGGAAGAGATTCCGGATGTTGAGGTACTGGAGGAAATTGACGCCGGTGTAAAAACCGTAGAAGGCGACAAAAACGCTCCCCTTGACCTCGGCGACATCGACGGCACAAGCGAAGTGGTAGCAGAAGTAGTTGAAGAAAAACCTTATACTTACGTAGAGCAGATGCCTACCTTCCCTGGTGGCGAAACTGAAATGCTGAAGTACCTGGGCAAAAACATTCGCTACCCAGCTGCCGCACAGCGTGCCGGTGTTGAAGGCCTTGTAGTGTTATCGTTTGTGGTAAGCAAAACAGGCGAGATCTCCGAGATTCAAGTTATCAAAAACCTTGGTGCCGGTACTGACGAAGAAGCGATGCGCGTTGTGAAAACAATGCCAAAGTGGACTCCAGGAAAGCAGAACGGTAGAGCAGTTCCTGTGCGTTACACACTTCCTGTGCGATTCACAATCAAATAA
- a CDS encoding TonB family protein, with protein sequence MEKSYFLSMTFNNIVFKGRNQAYGAYLLRKAYNNHIMLAALLATALFSGALVIPLVQNIFFEEPVKYKQPTAVVITPIDIVLPPPPVEPKPAEAAVVPPAPKEKVATEKYVTTKVVSDETDTPEELPDQAALKEANIGTEKIEGVAPTVPSIELTEAPPIGIEGGTGEVKETNEPFLTADQMPEFNGGEKALFNFLSKKMRYPAAAQSAGVEGTVVVTFVVGTTGEITDIQVLKGLGYGTEEEAKRVISSMPKWKPGKQSGRAVPVRYTLPIRFNLQ encoded by the coding sequence ATGGAAAAGAGCTATTTTTTAAGCATGACCTTCAACAACATTGTGTTCAAAGGTCGGAACCAGGCGTACGGCGCCTACTTACTACGCAAGGCATACAACAACCACATTATGTTGGCTGCCCTACTTGCCACAGCACTCTTCTCCGGCGCACTGGTCATACCGTTGGTGCAAAACATTTTTTTTGAGGAACCCGTGAAGTATAAACAGCCAACCGCTGTTGTAATAACGCCTATCGATATTGTGCTTCCACCACCGCCGGTAGAACCAAAACCGGCAGAGGCAGCTGTAGTCCCCCCTGCTCCGAAAGAGAAAGTGGCGACAGAAAAGTATGTTACCACAAAAGTGGTGAGCGACGAAACAGATACGCCAGAAGAACTGCCGGACCAGGCGGCGCTGAAGGAGGCGAACATCGGGACGGAGAAAATAGAAGGTGTAGCGCCGACAGTACCTTCCATAGAGCTAACAGAGGCCCCACCTATTGGAATAGAGGGCGGAACAGGCGAGGTGAAAGAAACAAATGAGCCGTTTTTAACTGCCGACCAAATGCCCGAGTTCAACGGAGGGGAAAAGGCGCTATTCAACTTCCTGAGCAAAAAGATGCGTTATCCTGCTGCAGCCCAAAGTGCCGGTGTAGAGGGTACCGTAGTTGTTACTTTTGTGGTGGGCACTACCGGGGAGATAACAGATATACAGGTGCTGAAAGGCTTGGGCTATGGTACAGAGGAAGAGGCAAAACGCGTCATCAGCAGTATGCCAAAGTGGAAACCCGGAAAGCAAAGCGGAAGAGCAGTACCCGTTCGTTACACGTTACCTATTCGGTTTAACCTACAGTAA
- a CDS encoding DUF308 domain-containing protein, which produces MLRPKKEQKPISAMYAKFARIFAIVMTLLYVGLGIFIIFAAESLQLEIPVTVRYMLGGILILYGIVRFVRAFKRDQTNNRRYEE; this is translated from the coding sequence ATGCTCAGACCAAAAAAAGAACAAAAACCAATTTCTGCTATGTATGCCAAGTTCGCGCGCATATTCGCGATCGTGATGACGTTACTATATGTAGGCTTGGGCATATTCATTATTTTTGCCGCAGAGAGCCTGCAGCTAGAAATTCCGGTGACAGTGCGATACATGTTGGGAGGAATTCTGATTCTTTACGGAATCGTACGCTTTGTAAGGGCATTTAAAAGAGACCAGACCAATAACAGAAGATATGAAGAGTAA
- a CDS encoding PstS family phosphate ABC transporter substrate-binding protein, producing MKSKLLPLAALAVMLSLVSCGGNTGGPTDTPTSGNINISVDESFRPIIESEVNTFEGIYTNANIDAAYKSEGEVVKDLLNDSTKIAILSRELTPEEIAVFEKNKRFPRTTKIAIDAVALITNRQNPDSLLTMEELKRIFNGEAKTWSAIDESSNLGDITIVFDNNNSGTARYVRDSLITGNKLPENTFASNSHEALIDYVAENKNALGVIGVNWISDFDDSTAIGFLNRIKVLGISEDPNPVTTGSYFQPYQGYIAQKSYPLRRYLYIVSTEARSGLGTGFASYVAGDKGQRLILKSGLVPATMPVRVIGLGNQ from the coding sequence ATGAAGAGTAAACTACTACCCTTAGCCGCGCTGGCAGTAATGCTTTCTTTAGTTAGCTGCGGTGGCAACACTGGTGGTCCTACGGACACGCCTACCTCAGGCAACATCAACATCAGTGTCGATGAATCATTCAGACCAATCATCGAGTCTGAGGTGAATACGTTTGAGGGCATCTACACCAATGCCAATATTGACGCAGCCTACAAATCAGAAGGCGAAGTGGTAAAAGACCTCCTGAACGACAGCACCAAAATCGCTATTCTCTCCAGAGAACTCACTCCAGAGGAAATAGCCGTGTTTGAAAAGAACAAGCGCTTCCCTCGTACCACCAAAATAGCCATTGATGCGGTAGCACTCATCACGAACAGGCAGAACCCCGACTCCCTGCTGACTATGGAGGAGCTAAAACGCATTTTCAACGGGGAGGCGAAGACCTGGAGCGCGATAGATGAGAGTTCTAACCTTGGTGACATCACCATTGTTTTCGATAACAACAACTCAGGCACCGCCCGCTATGTGCGCGACTCACTGATTACGGGCAACAAATTGCCTGAAAACACGTTTGCATCAAACTCGCATGAAGCGCTGATTGACTATGTGGCAGAAAATAAAAATGCACTTGGCGTAATCGGTGTTAACTGGATATCAGACTTTGATGATTCTACAGCCATCGGTTTTTTGAACAGAATCAAAGTTTTGGGAATAAGCGAAGACCCTAACCCGGTAACCACAGGAAGCTATTTCCAGCCATACCAGGGATACATTGCACAGAAGTCTTACCCGCTGCGCCGCTACCTGTATATAGTGAGCACAGAGGCCAGATCCGGGCTTGGCACAGGATTTGCATCCTATGTAGCAGGGGACAAAGGCCAGCGCCTTATCCTGAAGTCGGGATTGGTACCTGCCACAATGCCAGTACGGGTAATAGGACTAGGAAACCAGTAA
- a CDS encoding tetratricopeptide repeat protein yields the protein MTTNWKYIALMAAAFPATGAFAQTGNAGRQAVDLERYEEAKSIYKSQLGNKNAADNAYFALGDIYLRTEKLDSAAYYFNQGISNNKRSYINHVGLGKIALIQGDQAKAEQQFNEALSGRGKKDPYVLAMVGEAYVNAPNATETQINKGIDYLKQSLERDNKSALTNVLLGDAYLKLKKGGEAMSSYDRAIQLDDKYASAYLKRGQLFTSSRNYPEAEAAYTKAIEIDPNFAPAYRDLGELYYFAGQYDKALSTFQKYVDLAEDTPETQAKYASFLFLTKNYDKTLQVAEQVLQKDPSNKTMNRLRAYSFLELKQPEKALEAINQYMKNTDPSKLIAQDYAYYGRILGQNNQPVKAIENMEKALQMNPADIEMYADLANLYANNNQYDKAIQVYERKRDAIEPSNADYYYMGNIYMMAGEENATAKNTAKANEFFKKADETYKKVIDANPDYAYAYLWRARANASQDPETDKGLAKPYYEEFIKHASAEPDKYKRDLIEANSYLGYYYYLKGERDNAIKYWTQVKTLDPANEQATTALNEIAKTPRAKKK from the coding sequence ATGACAACTAACTGGAAGTACATTGCTTTGATGGCGGCTGCTTTCCCTGCTACTGGTGCTTTTGCACAAACAGGTAACGCAGGAAGACAAGCAGTAGACCTGGAGCGTTATGAAGAAGCAAAATCTATCTACAAATCACAGCTAGGAAATAAGAACGCTGCAGACAATGCATACTTTGCTTTGGGTGATATTTACCTGCGCACTGAGAAGCTTGACTCTGCTGCTTATTACTTCAACCAGGGTATTTCTAATAACAAGAGATCATACATTAACCACGTAGGTTTAGGAAAGATTGCCTTGATTCAAGGCGATCAGGCTAAAGCTGAGCAGCAGTTTAACGAAGCGCTGAGCGGCAGAGGCAAGAAAGACCCTTATGTACTTGCCATGGTTGGTGAGGCATACGTAAACGCTCCAAATGCTACAGAGACACAGATCAATAAAGGCATTGACTACCTAAAGCAGTCGCTGGAGCGTGACAACAAGAGTGCTTTAACTAACGTGCTTTTGGGTGATGCGTACCTGAAGCTGAAAAAAGGTGGTGAGGCCATGAGCAGCTACGACAGAGCTATTCAATTAGACGACAAGTATGCATCTGCTTACCTGAAGCGAGGCCAGCTGTTTACCAGCTCACGCAACTATCCTGAGGCAGAGGCTGCTTATACTAAGGCAATCGAGATTGACCCTAACTTTGCTCCTGCTTACCGCGATTTGGGCGAGCTTTACTACTTCGCAGGCCAGTATGACAAGGCACTTTCTACTTTCCAGAAGTATGTAGATCTGGCAGAAGACACGCCAGAGACTCAGGCTAAATATGCGTCGTTCCTGTTCTTGACAAAGAACTACGACAAAACCCTTCAGGTTGCTGAGCAGGTACTGCAGAAGGATCCGTCTAACAAGACAATGAACCGTTTGAGAGCCTATTCATTCCTGGAGTTGAAGCAGCCTGAGAAAGCGCTGGAGGCCATCAACCAGTACATGAAAAATACGGATCCAAGCAAACTGATCGCACAGGATTATGCCTACTATGGCCGTATCCTTGGTCAGAACAATCAGCCTGTTAAAGCCATCGAAAATATGGAGAAGGCGCTGCAGATGAACCCTGCTGACATCGAAATGTATGCTGACCTGGCGAACCTGTATGCTAACAACAACCAGTACGATAAAGCTATTCAGGTATATGAGCGCAAGCGCGACGCCATTGAGCCGAGCAACGCGGATTACTACTACATGGGTAACATTTACATGATGGCCGGTGAAGAGAATGCCACAGCCAAAAACACGGCGAAGGCAAATGAGTTCTTCAAGAAGGCTGATGAAACCTATAAGAAGGTAATTGATGCCAACCCGGATTATGCTTATGCTTACCTGTGGAGAGCCCGTGCTAATGCCAGCCAGGATCCTGAAACAGACAAAGGCCTTGCCAAGCCGTACTACGAGGAGTTTATCAAGCATGCATCAGCAGAGCCAGATAAGTATAAGAGAGACCTTATTGAGGCAAACTCATATTTAGGTTACTACTATTACCTGAAGGGCGAAAGAGACAACGCTATCAAGTATTGGACACAGGTGAAAACACTTGATCCAGCCAATGAGCAGGCAACTACCGCTCTTAACGAGATTGCCAAGACTCCTAGAGCCAAGAAGAAGTAA
- a CDS encoding RluA family pseudouridine synthase, which yields MIDYTETDNSEDSDELYEHHRIVVDRNQALLRIDKFLMDRLPNVTRNKLQGAIKSESVQVNHKPVKVSYKVKPQDVITIVLAEAPRDTDVVPEDIPLNIPYEDEELLIVNKEAGMVVHPAYNNWTGTLVNALTFYFKNLPTHQNGEGRPGLVHRIDKDTSGLLVIAKTDYSMAHLAKQFFNHSIERTYLALVWGVPKELQGTITGHVGRSPKDRRVMAVYPDGEYGKHAVTHYKVLRSFKHVSLVQCNLETGRTHQIRAHMKYLGHPLFSDAMYGGDKIMSGAPNGTYKAFVDNAFKVMPRQALHARSLGFVHPSTKEFVQFESELPQDFSAVLEKWSLYEEQLYL from the coding sequence GTGATAGATTACACAGAAACAGATAACAGCGAAGACTCAGACGAACTGTACGAGCACCATCGGATTGTAGTAGATCGAAACCAGGCCTTGCTGCGGATAGACAAGTTCCTGATGGACCGCCTGCCGAACGTGACGCGCAACAAGTTGCAGGGAGCCATCAAGTCCGAATCGGTGCAGGTGAACCACAAGCCGGTAAAGGTTAGCTATAAGGTTAAGCCGCAGGATGTAATCACCATTGTGCTGGCAGAAGCCCCGCGTGATACCGATGTTGTGCCCGAGGACATTCCGCTGAACATTCCTTATGAGGACGAGGAGTTGCTAATAGTGAACAAGGAAGCTGGCATGGTGGTGCACCCGGCTTATAACAACTGGACCGGCACATTAGTTAACGCCCTAACCTTTTACTTTAAGAACCTGCCTACTCACCAGAACGGCGAGGGGAGGCCAGGATTGGTGCACCGCATTGATAAAGACACATCAGGGCTGCTCGTTATTGCCAAAACCGACTACAGTATGGCGCACCTGGCAAAGCAGTTCTTTAACCACTCAATTGAGCGCACCTACTTAGCTTTAGTATGGGGAGTGCCGAAAGAGCTGCAAGGTACCATTACCGGCCACGTAGGCAGGAGCCCGAAGGACCGTCGTGTGATGGCTGTATACCCTGACGGGGAGTACGGCAAGCACGCGGTAACGCATTACAAGGTGCTACGCAGCTTTAAGCATGTGTCTCTGGTGCAGTGCAACCTCGAAACCGGCCGAACACACCAGATAAGGGCGCACATGAAGTATCTGGGCCACCCACTCTTTTCTGATGCCATGTATGGCGGCGATAAGATAATGTCCGGGGCTCCAAACGGAACCTACAAAGCTTTTGTGGACAATGCCTTTAAGGTGATGCCAAGGCAGGCCTTACATGCCAGATCACTGGGATTTGTGCATCCGTCTACCAAGGAGTTTGTGCAATTTGAGTCAGAGCTGCCACAGGATTTTAGCGCCGTGCTGGAAAAGTGGTCGCTCTATGAGGAGCAGTTATACTTGTAA
- a CDS encoding OmpH family outer membrane protein, with protein sequence MMNKIKSLVVAFLLISFASFAQDNDQPLKFGYTNVEYILLQMPESKQIESELKTHSTQLENQLKGKYADYEAKLQAYEKSAATMDKTIREDKEKELMTLNNSIQEFQRNAQMSLQQKEKSLVDPIITRIDKAIKDVAKENGYTYVISNQALLAGPEGGDISPLVLKKLGVDPAQVQQTPAPAASTPAAAKPAATKPAAKSTKKKN encoded by the coding sequence ATGATGAACAAAATCAAATCACTAGTAGTAGCGTTTTTACTGATTAGTTTTGCGTCTTTCGCTCAGGATAACGACCAGCCGCTTAAGTTTGGTTATACGAACGTAGAGTACATCCTGCTGCAGATGCCCGAGAGCAAGCAAATCGAATCTGAGCTGAAAACGCACAGCACGCAGCTTGAGAACCAGCTGAAAGGCAAGTATGCCGATTACGAAGCAAAGCTGCAGGCCTATGAGAAGAGTGCCGCTACCATGGACAAAACCATCCGTGAGGATAAAGAGAAGGAGCTTATGACGCTGAACAACTCTATCCAGGAGTTCCAGCGTAACGCCCAGATGTCGCTGCAGCAAAAAGAGAAGTCTCTTGTTGACCCGATCATCACCAGAATTGATAAGGCGATCAAAGACGTAGCAAAAGAGAACGGCTATACTTACGTTATCAGCAACCAGGCGCTTCTAGCTGGCCCTGAAGGTGGCGATATCTCTCCACTTGTATTGAAGAAGCTTGGCGTAGACCCAGCACAGGTGCAGCAAACGCCTGCTCCGGCTGCCTCTACACCAGCTGCTGCTAAGCCTGCCGCAACTAAGCCTGCTGCTAAATCAACGAAGAAGAAGAACTAG
- a CDS encoding OmpH family outer membrane protein, translated as MRKFLFIFIAGFLVATVSQAQKIGYIDSNFILSKMPTFNKVQQEMDKYAGAWQSEIEQLQQQADKLKQDYKAEEVLLTDALKKKRQAEISQKENELRDYQQKVFGYEGMMFRRRQELMRPIQDEVFEAVEKVSKARGVQMMFDKSGDLVMIYTNPVHDYTEYVLEELGLASEQKNTPGKQPADAIVDDPNRLPEVGEEQVEQQQTPPPAKTTKKKSNN; from the coding sequence ATGAGGAAGTTTTTGTTCATCTTTATAGCAGGCTTTTTAGTAGCTACTGTTTCGCAAGCTCAGAAGATTGGTTATATTGACTCAAACTTCATATTGAGCAAGATGCCAACCTTTAACAAGGTGCAGCAGGAGATGGACAAGTATGCCGGTGCCTGGCAAAGTGAGATAGAGCAACTACAGCAGCAGGCTGATAAGTTGAAACAAGATTACAAAGCTGAGGAGGTGTTGCTGACCGATGCCCTGAAGAAAAAGCGCCAGGCTGAGATCAGTCAAAAGGAAAACGAACTGCGGGATTATCAGCAGAAAGTTTTTGGCTACGAGGGCATGATGTTCAGACGTAGGCAGGAGCTGATGCGGCCGATACAGGACGAGGTGTTTGAGGCAGTTGAAAAGGTTTCGAAGGCCAGGGGCGTACAAATGATGTTCGATAAATCGGGCGATCTGGTTATGATTTACACAAATCCGGTGCATGATTATACCGAGTATGTGCTGGAAGAGCTAGGTTTGGCATCAGAACAGAAGAACACGCCGGGTAAACAACCCGCAGATGCCATTGTTGATGACCCGAACAGATTACCTGAAGTAGGGGAAGAGCAGGTAGAGCAGCAGCAAACACCGCCACCAGCCAAAACAACCAAAAAGAAGTCTAATAACTAA
- the bamA gene encoding outer membrane protein assembly factor BamA has protein sequence MTRCLWVLVFLLFAGTASSQVVNRPTQSSSLIDYSQPKQYRIGGIAISGSKFLEPIALTSLTGLKEGDMITVPGEDISRAIQNLWDQGILGDVDVSARTEGDVIFLTFNLTESPRLSNFRFSGINKSQADALREKVPLQKGRLVTDAILSSTRNAVREYYIEKSFLNAKVNITQRPDSVLPNSVVLNINVDKGDKVKVGEIEIVGNEAFTDKKLKRQLKNTKEKKFYKIFTSSKYNRTKFEEDKEALITFYNTQGYRDATIVSDSVYKISEDRLGIILTVDEGQQYYYRNITWTGNYLYDDEYLARVLGIEKGDVYDQEELAKRLTYNPAGVDVSALYQNDGYLFSNIEPVEVRVEGDSIDIEMRVFEGTQATINQILISGNDKTSDHVILREIRTLPGQKYSRDDLIRTRNELAALGYFDPETIGLNPIPNPADGTVDIAYSVVERPNDQISLSGGWGGPIGAVGTVGLTLNNFSTRKMLNLSEWKPIPTGDGQRLNLNIQANGKYYQSYSFSFTEPWLGGRKANSLTVSLFKTIYRRGQLQQQSQDGAESLLNVNGGAISLGRRLNWPDNYFYMNHSLSYSRYRLENYALFSGFSNGISNSISVVNTLGRSSIDNPTFPRRGSSFTLSVNLTPPYSLLSDRGDDFEYIEFNKFMFDASYFINVAGNLVINTRAHFGFLGTYSKDSEIGPFERFKLGGAGLGGGNVFVGTEYIGLRGYDDESVINTNNGTLLNAGGIAYNKFVVEARQLISPNPAATIYGLAFLEAGNNFGNYKDYNPFKLYRSVGVGARIFMSAFGLLGFDYGWRLDTLPGSTGRNADRGMFHFIIGQQIR, from the coding sequence ATGACAAGATGCCTTTGGGTGCTTGTGTTTCTGCTTTTTGCAGGCACAGCCTCTTCTCAAGTAGTAAACAGACCTACCCAGTCATCCTCCCTGATCGATTACTCGCAGCCGAAGCAGTACCGGATTGGTGGTATTGCGATCAGTGGTTCCAAGTTTCTGGAGCCAATAGCGCTTACCTCGCTTACGGGCCTGAAGGAAGGGGACATGATAACCGTGCCTGGCGAGGATATCAGCCGGGCCATACAGAACCTGTGGGACCAAGGCATCCTGGGTGATGTGGACGTGTCGGCCCGAACCGAGGGAGACGTGATATTCCTGACGTTCAACCTCACTGAGAGCCCACGCTTGTCAAACTTCCGCTTTTCAGGTATAAACAAGTCACAGGCGGATGCTTTACGGGAAAAAGTGCCATTGCAAAAAGGCCGCCTGGTGACTGATGCCATACTTAGCAGCACCAGAAACGCGGTGCGGGAGTATTACATAGAGAAAAGCTTCCTGAATGCCAAGGTGAACATTACACAGCGTCCTGACTCAGTACTTCCGAACAGTGTTGTTCTGAACATCAACGTGGACAAGGGAGATAAAGTAAAGGTTGGCGAAATAGAGATAGTAGGAAACGAGGCTTTTACGGATAAAAAGCTGAAGCGCCAGCTCAAGAACACCAAGGAGAAGAAGTTCTACAAGATATTCACTTCATCTAAGTATAACCGCACCAAGTTCGAAGAAGACAAAGAAGCTTTAATTACCTTCTACAACACCCAAGGCTATCGTGATGCAACAATCGTATCTGATTCGGTCTACAAGATCAGCGAAGACCGGCTGGGCATTATCCTGACGGTGGATGAAGGTCAGCAGTATTACTACCGCAATATCACCTGGACAGGAAATTACCTATACGATGATGAGTACCTGGCACGCGTGCTGGGCATTGAGAAAGGCGATGTATACGATCAGGAGGAATTGGCCAAGCGCCTCACCTACAACCCTGCCGGCGTAGACGTTTCCGCTTTGTACCAGAACGATGGCTACCTTTTCTCTAATATTGAGCCGGTAGAGGTGCGTGTGGAGGGAGACTCCATCGACATTGAGATGCGTGTGTTTGAAGGAACGCAGGCGACAATTAACCAGATATTGATTTCTGGTAATGATAAAACAAGCGACCACGTGATTCTGCGTGAAATCCGTACGCTGCCTGGCCAGAAGTATAGCCGCGACGACTTAATCAGAACAAGAAACGAATTGGCAGCCTTGGGTTACTTCGACCCTGAGACAATTGGCCTGAACCCAATCCCTAATCCGGCGGATGGAACGGTAGACATTGCTTATAGCGTAGTGGAGCGCCCTAATGACCAGATCAGCCTTTCGGGTGGTTGGGGTGGCCCGATCGGTGCCGTAGGTACTGTGGGCTTAACGCTGAACAACTTCTCGACCCGGAAAATGTTAAACTTGTCGGAGTGGAAACCAATTCCTACCGGCGACGGACAGCGCCTGAACCTGAATATACAGGCAAACGGTAAATACTACCAGTCTTACTCCTTCTCGTTCACGGAGCCTTGGCTGGGAGGCCGTAAGGCAAACTCGCTTACTGTCAGCTTGTTCAAGACCATTTATAGAAGAGGGCAGCTCCAGCAGCAATCGCAGGATGGAGCGGAGAGCCTGCTGAATGTAAACGGTGGTGCCATTAGCCTGGGCCGCCGCCTGAACTGGCCGGACAACTACTTCTACATGAACCACTCGCTGTCCTACAGCCGCTACAGATTGGAGAATTACGCGCTGTTCTCTGGCTTCAGTAACGGTATATCAAACAGTATTTCTGTGGTGAACACCCTGGGACGATCAAGTATAGATAACCCAACCTTCCCGAGACGCGGTTCTTCTTTCACACTTAGTGTTAACCTGACACCGCCGTACTCGCTGCTTTCTGATCGTGGCGATGACTTTGAGTACATCGAATTCAACAAATTTATGTTCGATGCCTCTTACTTCATAAATGTGGCAGGGAATTTGGTTATCAATACAAGAGCGCACTTTGGTTTCCTGGGCACTTATAGCAAAGACAGTGAGATCGGACCATTTGAGAGATTTAAACTGGGTGGTGCAGGTCTTGGTGGCGGAAACGTGTTTGTTGGTACCGAGTACATCGGCCTAAGAGGTTATGATGACGAGTCGGTAATTAACACAAACAATGGAACCTTGCTGAATGCGGGTGGAATTGCTTACAACAAGTTTGTAGTGGAAGCCCGTCAGTTAATTTCGCCTAACCCGGCTGCTACCATCTATGGTCTGGCATTTTTAGAGGCTGGTAACAACTTTGGCAACTATAAAGACTATAACCCATTCAAGTTATACCGTTCGGTGGGTGTCGGTGCCAGAATCTTCATGTCGGCTTTTGGCTTGCTCGGGTTTGACTATGGCTGGAGATTGGATACGCTGCCTGGATCTACCGGAAGAAACGCCGATAGGGGCATGTTCCACTTCATCATCGGGCAGCAGATACGCTAA
- a CDS encoding isoprenyl transferase — MNLKERVDLGNLPAHIAVIMDGNGRWAKRKGGLRIFGHQNAIKAVRDTVEAAAELGVQYLTMYAFSTENWSRPAEEVSALMTLLVSTIRKETATLNKNNIRLQTIGDTASLPKACQRELLEAIELTKHNTRMTLVLALSYSGRWDLTQAMQHMAKQVEAGELAADSINEDTLAKFLSTAGIPDPELLIRTSGEMRISNFLLWQLAYTELYITELLWPDFRKEHLYEAIISFQNRERRFGKTSEQLSK; from the coding sequence ATGAATCTGAAGGAGAGAGTAGACTTAGGCAATTTACCAGCACACATTGCCGTTATCATGGACGGAAACGGACGTTGGGCAAAGCGAAAGGGCGGATTGCGTATTTTTGGCCATCAGAACGCCATCAAAGCTGTGCGCGATACAGTTGAGGCGGCTGCTGAGTTGGGTGTGCAGTACCTCACCATGTACGCTTTCTCTACCGAGAACTGGTCAAGGCCGGCTGAAGAGGTGTCGGCGCTGATGACGTTGCTAGTATCTACCATTCGCAAAGAGACGGCAACACTCAACAAGAACAACATACGTCTGCAAACTATCGGTGATACCGCAAGTTTACCGAAGGCCTGCCAGCGGGAACTGCTGGAGGCAATCGAGCTGACAAAGCACAACACCCGCATGACACTGGTGCTGGCACTGAGCTACAGCGGCCGCTGGGACCTGACACAGGCCATGCAGCACATGGCGAAGCAAGTGGAGGCTGGTGAACTTGCCGCGGATAGTATCAACGAGGATACTCTTGCCAAGTTTCTTTCTACGGCAGGCATCCCGGACCCCGAGCTGCTTATTCGCACAAGCGGCGAAATGCGCATCAGTAATTTCCTGCTTTGGCAGTTAGCTTATACCGAATTATACATAACAGAGTTGCTCTGGCCAGACTTCAGGAAAGAGCATTTATACGAAGCCATAATCTCCTTCCAAAACCGAGAGCGCAGGTTTGGTAAGACAAGTGAACAACTAAGCAAGTGA